The following coding sequences lie in one Rutidosis leptorrhynchoides isolate AG116_Rl617_1_P2 chromosome 4, CSIRO_AGI_Rlap_v1, whole genome shotgun sequence genomic window:
- the LOC139843862 gene encoding uncharacterized protein, whose protein sequence is MKKKLDTRFPAARIKKIMQADEDVGKIAMAVPVLVSKALELFLQDLCDRTYDITLRRGAKTVNSLHLKHCVQSYNVFDFLREVVSKVPDYGHSEAGGDDRPMAKRKKAATDEMNDSDEEAKRNRMNEAEHTSSSGRGRGRGRGRGRGRGRVSTNAEREPPAPELRPFTLSIPQTITSNPIISPQANNHSEPIKTEIAAQISPTTGDRDFDLNAGVDESIDKGSATSAPTPAPAATQLQTVSSAAAVAAAKHGEVANSEYPGWSVSEMDGMAIDPHLTQINSRLDEEDEDYDEE, encoded by the exons atGAAGAAAAAACTCGATACTCGATTTCCTGCT GCTCGGATTAAAAAGATTATGCAAGCTGATGAGGATGTTGGAAAAATTGCCATGGCTGTTCCAGTTTTAGTTT CCAAAGCATTGGAGTTATTCTTGCAAGATCTTTGTGATCGTACGTATGACATCACTCTTCGTAGAGGAGCAAAGACTGTCAATTCACTGCATCT aaagcATTGTGTTCAAAGCTACAACGTGTTTGATTTTCTGAGGGAAGTTGTCAGCAAGGTCCCTGATTATGGTCACTCGGAAGCTGGTGGTGATGATCGTCCAATGGCGAAGAGAAA gaaagctgCTACTGATGAAATGAATGACAGCGATGAGGAAGCAAAGAGGAATCGAATG AATGAAGCAGAGCACACAAGCAGCAGTGGCAGAGGCAGAGGTCGTGGTAGAGGAAGAGGTCGGGGCCGAGGCCGAGTATCTACTAATGCTGAAAGAGAGCCCCCTGCACCTGAATTACGACCTTTTACATTATCCATCCCACAGACTATCACCAGTAATCCAATTATCAGCCCGCAGGCTAACAATCATTCAGAGCCCATTAAAACTGAAATTGCAGCCCAGATAAGCCCAACTACAGGTGACCGTGACTTTGATCTTAATGCTGGAGTCGATGAGAGTATAGATAAGGGTTCCGCCACATCAGCACCAACACCTGCACCCGCAGCAACACAACTGCAAACTGTATCATcagcagcagcagtagcagcagcCAAACACGGTGAAGTTGCAAACAGTGAGTATCCTGGGTGGTCTGTTTCAGAAATGGATGGGATGGCGATTGATCCTCATCTTACGCAAATCAATTCAAGGTTGGATGAGGAGGATGAAGATTATGATGAAGAATAA
- the LOC139843863 gene encoding shaggy-related protein kinase eta-like has translation MADDDKEMSTHVVDGNGAETGHIISTTIGGKNGEPKQTVSYMAERVVGAGSFGIVFQAKYLETGETVAIKKVLQDKRYKNRELQLMRTMDHPNVVSLKHCFYSTTSKDELFLNLVMEYVPETIFRVLKHHSDARQRMPLIYVKLYTYQIFRGLAYMHMVTGVCHRDLKPQNVLVDPLTHVVKICDFGSAKMLVRGEANISYICSRFYRAPELIFGATEYTTSIDIWSAGCILAELLLGQPLFPGENAVDQLVEIIKVLGTPTREELRCMNPNYTDFRFPQVKAHPWHKVFHKRMPPEAIDLASRLLQYSPSLRCNALEAIAHPFFDEIRQPNTRLPNGRQLPPLFNFKQELSAASPELVNRLIPDHVKRQIGLQFIPTAAAASGT, from the exons ATGGCCGATGATGATAAG GAAATGTCAACACATGTTGTTGATGGAAATGGAGCTGAAACAGGTCATATAATATCAACCACGATCGGAGGCAAAAATGGAGAACCAAAACAG ACCGTTAGTTACATGGCAGAGCGTGTGGTAGGAGCAGGATCGTTTGGGATAGTTTTTCAG GCAAAATATCTAGAAACTGGAGAAACAGTGGCTATAAAAAAGGTATTGCAAGACAAAAGGTACAAGAATCGTGAGTTGCAGTTAATGAGAACAATGGACCATCCAAATGTGGTTTCTTTAAAACATTGTTTCTATTCAACAACAAGCAAAGATGAGCTGTTTCTGAACCTGGTGATGGAATATGTCCCAGAGACGATTTTTCGAGTTTTAAAGCATCACAGCGATGCACGTCAAAGGATGCCTCTTATTTATGTCAAACTCTACACGTATCAG ATTTTCAGGGGGCTAGCGTACATGCATATGGTTACCGGAGTGTGCCACAGAGACTTGAAACCTCAAAATGTCCTG GTCGATCCTCTTACTCATGTAGTCAAGATTTGTGATTTCGGAAGTGCAAAAATGCTT GTGCGGGGAGAAGCAAACATATCATACATTTGCTCTCGTTTCTATCGAGCACCAGAACTTATCTTTGGTGCTACGGAGTATACAACATCGATTGATATATGGTCAGCTGGTTGCATTCTTGCTGAACTTCTATTGGGACAG CCACTATTCCCTGGAGAAAATGCAGTCGATCAACTTGTGGAGATTATCAAG GTCCTGGGCACACCAACTAGAGAAGAACTTCGTTGTATGAATCCAAACTACACAGATTTCAGGTTTCCTCAAGTAAAGGCCCACCCATGGCACAAG GTATTTCATAAGCGGATGCCTCCTGAAGCAATTGATCTTGCTTCGCGTCTCCTTCAGTATTCTCCCAGTCTTCGTTGCAATGCT CTTGAAGCCATAGCTCATCCTTTCTTTGATGAGATTCGGCAACCTAATACTCGGTTACCCAATGGTCGACAGTTACCACCTCTATTCAACTTCAAACAGGAG TTGTCTGCAGCATCTCCGGAGCTTGTGAACAGACTAATTCCAGATCACGTGAAGAGACAAATCGGTTTACAATTTATACCAACTGCGGCTGCTGCTTCTGGGACATGA